A stretch of the Erinaceus europaeus chromosome 23, mEriEur2.1, whole genome shotgun sequence genome encodes the following:
- the CERS4 gene encoding ceramide synthase 4, whose translation MWSQLSEWIWQERLWLPPNITWADLEDRDGLVFAHPGDLLVALPLALALLALRFIYNRVISVPLSRRMGVRDQTRRPVQPNPTLERHFLKKGRRPKTPQMTRLAEECGLSLRQTQCWFRRRRNQDRPCMTKKFCEASWRFLFYFCSFFGGLSVLYHESWLWRPVMCWDSYPYQPLKLSLYYWYLLELSFYISLVMTLPFDIKRKDLKEQVVHHFTTITLITFSYSSNLLRIGSLVLLLHDTSDFLMEFCKMCHYSKLQRVCDGFFIVFALVFLYTRLVLFPTQILYTTYYESIIDHGPFFGYYFFNGLLMLLQLLHVFWSFLILRMLYSFTQKGKMEKDVRSDVEESESSEAEAEEMRSLKNGVTCGPGIVSPNGLRSRVAGQLANGQAHGGHVAS comes from the exons ATGTGGTCCCAGCTGTCCGAGTGGATTTGGCAGGAGAGATTATGGCTACCACCCAACATCACGTGGGCCGACCTGGAGGACAGAGACGGGCTGGTCTTTGCCCACCCTGGAGACCTGCTGGTGGCCCTGCCCCTGGCGCTGGCCCTGCTGGCCCTCCGCTTCATCTACAATAG agTCATCAGCGTGCCTCTAAGTCGCCGGATGGGTGTTCGGGACCAGACCCGGAGGCCTGTGCAACCCAACCCCACCTTGGAGAGACATTTTCTCAAGAAGGGCCGGAGACCCAAGACG CCTCAGATGACCCGCCTGGCTGAGGAATGTGGCCTGTCACTGAGACAGACCCAGTGCTGGTTCCGGAGACGCCGCAACCAGGACAGGCCGTGCATGACCAAGAAGTTCTGTGAGGCCAG TTGGAGGTTTCTCTTCTACTTTTGCTCCTTCTTTGGTGGCCTCTCGGTCCTCTACCAC GAGTCCTGGCTGTGGAGACCCGTCATGTGTTGGGATAGTTACCCATACCAG CCCTTGAAGCTGAGCCTGTATTATTGGTACCTCCTGGAATTGAGTTTCTACATCTCGCTGGTGATGACGCTGCCCTTTGATATCAAACGCAAG GATCTGAAGGAGCAGGTGGTGCACCACTTCACGACCATCACCCTCATCACCTTCTCCTACAGCTCGAACCTGCTCCGCATTGGCTCGCTGGTGCTTTTGCTGCATGACACGTCTGACTTCCTGATGGAG tTCTGTAAGATGTGTCACTACTCGAAGCTTCAGCGGGTGTGTGACGGGTTCTTCATCGTCTTCGCCTTGGTCTTCCTCTACACACGCCTAGTGCTCTTCCCCACCCA GATCCTCTACACTACGTACTACGAGTCCATCATTGATCACGGCCCCTTCTTCGGCTATTACTTCTTTAACGGGCTTCTGATGCTACTGCAGCTGCTGCACGTGTTCTGGTCCTTCCTCATTCTGCGCATGCTCTACAGCTTCACCCAGAAGGGCAAG ATGGAGAAAGATGTTCGTAGCGACGTGGAGGAGTCAGAATCCAGCGAAGCGGAAGCCGAGGAGATGCGATCTCTCAAGAATGGGGTGACCTGTGGACCAGGGATTGTGTCCCCCAATGGCCTGCGGAGCCGGGTGGCCGGGCAGCTAGCCAATGGGCAGGCACATGGTGGCCACGTGGCCAGCTAA